A window of Burkholderiaceae bacterium DAT-1 genomic DNA:
GCAATCCTACTACTAGATGTTGTTAAAAAACGGATGTACAGGTAGGATTTTTGGAATGATTGACGTGAGTCAAGCGGGGTGTGGTGAGTTGCACAAATCAGCCCATCTGGTGCACCGTACCACCCAAGAATGCCAGATCCTCGGCATCATGCGATACCAGAATCACCGGCATGGCCAAAGCCTGCACATGTGGTTTAAGTTCATTACGGACATGTTCGCGCAAGGCAGGATCGAGCGCCGAAAATGGTTCATCGAGTAGCAGCATATCAGGCTGGCTCATCAGCGCCCGGGCCAGGGCCGTGCGTTGCCGCTGGCCACCGGAAATCTGATGCGGATGGTGATCGGCTAACTGCGTTAGTCCGAAAGTAGATAGCCAGCGATCAAGTTCGGGTGATTGCCATTGCCTGCCGGGATTGCGCCAGCCGGATTGTGCTGCAAAGGCGATGTTCTGGCGTACCGTGAGATGCGGAAACAAGGCATAGTCCTGCTGTACATAACCAATGCGCCGCGCTCTGGCGGGGAGATTGATTCGCTGGCCTTGATCAAAAAGCGTCTGCCCGTTGATACGGACATGCCCAGCGTCAGGACGGAGCAAACCGGCAATGCAGCGCAACAAGACGGTCTTGCCACTGCCGGATGGCCCCATGATGGTGAGCCTGCCGGATTCGCTCTGCAGATGCTCGTTCAGGGTAAAGCTGCGCCCTGCGGCCTTGAGCGTGATGCGGATGGATACATCGATTGTCAGCCTGTCCGGACTCATCTCACAGCCTTTCCGGCATGCGCAAGCTTGCGGCTTAATACCAATGCAAGCAAACAGACCATCGAAATCAGGATGACCAGCAGATTAGCCAGCGCATCATTTCCCGCCTGCACCGCTTCATATACCGCCAGCGAGAGTGTCTGGGTTTCGCCGGGAATGCTGCCTGCAACCATGAGCGTGGCACCAAATTCGCCGAGTGCGCGTGCAAATGCCAGCGTCACGCCGGAGAGAATGCCTGGCCATGCCAGGTGCAGGGTGACGCGCCAGAAAATTGCTGCGCCGGTGAGTCCGAGGCTGCTGGCCGCGTCTTCCAGATGGGGGTCGACCGATTCGAATGCTGCACGTGCGGGCTTTAGCACTAGCGGTAAGACAACAATGGCCGCGGCCAGCACGGCGCCTTGCCAGCTGAACACCAGTCGTATGCCGAACCAGTGCTGTAAATGGGAGCCAAGTACGCCATGCGCACCCAACACCACCAGCAGGTAATACCCGAGTACCGTGGGAGGCAACACCATGGGCAGCGTGAGACAGGCATCCAGCCATTCACGCCCCGGAAAACGGGTGCTCGCCAGCACCCATGCCAGACCGGTACCGAACAGGCTGGCCATTAGTGTCGCCCAGCCAGCCACTTTCAGCGATAGTAACAATGGGGTCAGCGCAGATGCCTCAGTCACGCGCATGGACCTTAGGGCTGCGTAAATCCATAGCGGGCAAGAATGGCCTGCCCTTCGCCGGACAGGAGAAATTCTTCGAAACGGTGTGCATCGGTGGCATCGCAAGCTTGTCTAGTCAGAGCAACGGGATATCGAATCGGGCGCGTGGTGCCGACTTTAATGGCAACACGCACCTTGTCGGCGGCGGCCTTTGCATCCGTGAAATACACAAATCCGGCATCTGCCTCGCCGCGTGCCACGTAATCCAGCGACTGACGCACATTGAGCGTCATAACTGATTTAGCCTTGAGTGCGGGCCAGAGCTTGGCCTGAGTCAATGCATCGACTGCGTAATGCCCCACTGGCACACTGTCCGGATTACCAATGGCAATCCGAGTAATCGCAGTATCGGTCAATTGCGCCAGCTGGGTCAGCCCCTTTTTACTGTCTACAGGCTGTACCAGCACCAGCGTATTGCTTGCAAATGGCTTGATAGAGGCGGGACAAACGAGCGATTGTTTCCGCGCTTCATCCATTGTCTCGACATCGGCACTGGCAAACACATCGACCGGTGCGCCATGGCTGATTTGCTGCAGGAGCACGCCGGATGCCGCGACATTCAGCTTCACATGGATGGCTGGTTGGCGCTGTTCGAATGTCTGTGCGACATCCTTCATTGCTTCGGTTAGGCTGCTGGCGGCGGAAACAGTGATGTCGCCTGCGAATATAGCATTTGTCAGAAGCATCGTAACAATACAGCACAGGAAATCGCTTCGAGTGAGATTAGTCTTCCCGATCTTCAATTTAGACTTCCTACTCCATTTGAACTGCTATCTGGCAGCAATATACAATTTACTTGGTCACCGGATTGGAGGCTTTGCCAAGGTTCGCAGCGCAGCAAACAATTGGCTGCAGCGAGACTTGAAACCTCAGCAGAACCTTGTTGCTCCAATATCTGGACCACGATTTCACCTGATCGCACAAGCCATTTGGCCCTCAAATAGACTGGCCTTGCATCGCGATTTCTAAATGCAGCCTCCAGGCTTGCTGGTATGAGCATACTATCCGCCTGACGCAAACCTGATCTTTTCAGTAGCCACGGGCGCGCCAAGATCTGCAAAGTGACAACAGCGGCGACTGGATTTCCTGGTAAGGCAAAGAATGGTACGCCGGCTACATGACCATAAGCAAAGGGCTTGCCCGGCTTGATCGCTACGCGCCAGAACGCAATCTCGCCTTGCGCCTGCACTGCATCGCGCACATGATCCGCCTCGCCCACCGATGCCCCGCCGGAACTCAGGATAACGTCCACTATACTGGCTGCAGCCTGCAAACCAGTCCGTGTTCGCTCAGCATCGTCTGGAATACGACCCAGATCTATTGCTTCACATCCCAAATTGCGTAGCAACGCCAGCAATTGAGGACGGTTACAATCGTATATCTGCCCTGGCAATAGAGTATTACCCGGTTCAACCAGCTCGTTGCCAGTGGATAGCACGCCCACGCGCAATCGC
This region includes:
- the modB gene encoding molybdate ABC transporter permease subunit encodes the protein MRVTEASALTPLLLSLKVAGWATLMASLFGTGLAWVLASTRFPGREWLDACLTLPMVLPPTVLGYYLLVVLGAHGVLGSHLQHWFGIRLVFSWQGAVLAAAIVVLPLVLKPARAAFESVDPHLEDAASSLGLTGAAIFWRVTLHLAWPGILSGVTLAFARALGEFGATLMVAGSIPGETQTLSLAVYEAVQAGNDALANLLVILISMVCLLALVLSRKLAHAGKAVR
- a CDS encoding molybdopterin molybdotransferase MoeA codes for the protein MGKQENDFFMTIEEVLAHLDSITCPQQAVEMVSLDRLVGRIAAEPVYAQFDMPDLDRSAMDGYALAPVHDGDLGPYQFVGSVLAGDGQPAALLPGQAMRITTGAPVPAGADRVVMQEYATQSGLEVSFSEAGRAGQHIRAHGSELSTGAQLVSAGERIQPLHIGLLAAQGNIQIPVYRRLRVGVLSTGNELVEPGNTLLPGQIYDCNRPQLLALLRNLGCEAIDLGRIPDDAERTRTGLQAAASIVDVILSSGGASVGEADHVRDAVQAQGEIAFWRVAIKPGKPFAYGHVAGVPFFALPGNPVAAVVTLQILARPWLLKRSGLRQADSMLIPASLEAAFRNRDARPVYLRAKWLVRSGEIVVQILEQQGSAEVSSLAAANCLLRCEPWQSLQSGDQVNCILLPDSSSNGVGSLN
- a CDS encoding ATP-binding cassette domain-containing protein; the encoded protein is MTIDVSIRITLKAAGRSFTLNEHLQSESGRLTIMGPSGSGKTVLLRCIAGLLRPDAGHVRINGQTLFDQGQRINLPARARRIGYVQQDYALFPHLTVRQNIAFAAQSGWRNPGRQWQSPELDRWLSTFGLTQLADHHPHQISGGQRQRTALARALMSQPDMLLLDEPFSALDPALREHVRNELKPHVQALAMPVILVSHDAEDLAFLGGTVHQMG
- the modA gene encoding molybdate ABC transporter substrate-binding protein — protein: MLLTNAIFAGDITVSAASSLTEAMKDVAQTFEQRQPAIHVKLNVAASGVLLQQISHGAPVDVFASADVETMDEARKQSLVCPASIKPFASNTLVLVQPVDSKKGLTQLAQLTDTAITRIAIGNPDSVPVGHYAVDALTQAKLWPALKAKSVMTLNVRQSLDYVARGEADAGFVYFTDAKAAADKVRVAIKVGTTRPIRYPVALTRQACDATDAHRFEEFLLSGEGQAILARYGFTQP